AGCTATACCGGCCATGTGTTTGAGGCCATGAAAGAGAAGGATCTGCTGCGGTTCCGCGGACCCCTGGGTACGTTTTTCCTGCGTGACGAACCCGCTTTGCCCGCGATCCTGGTGGCCGGGGGCACGGGATTTGCGCCAATGAAGAGCATTCTGGAACAGCTGTTCGCCAGCGGCGAGCGCCGAGACGTTCATCTCTACTGGGGGGCGCGCAGTCTACGGGATTTGTACGCGGCCGACCTGGCCCGTTCCTGGGCGCAGGAATACAATTTCTTCCGCTTCACTCCGGTGTTGTCGGACCCGCAGCCGGAAGACGGGTGGATCGGCCGCACGGGCTGGGTGCATGAAGCGGTAATCGCCGATCATCCGGATCTGTCGGGGACTGAAGTTTATGCCAGCGGACCGCCGCCCATGATCGATGCGCTGAAGGCCGCATGCCTGGCCCACGGCCTGGCGACCGATCACCTGTACTACGATTCCTTCGAATTCGCCCACGGCGGCGAGTAGCCACCCAGACAGCTTTCCAGTCCGTCGCGATAGCTCTTTTGTGCGGCGGATGCATCCCCCGTTCGCTCGTAGGCCTTGCCCAGCGCCAGGTAGGCACCGGCGCCGGCCCCCAGGCTTGTCGCCTGCTCCAGGAGCTGTATTGCCTCCCCGTTGGAACCACTGGCCAGCGCGAGTTTGCCCAAGGCCAGGTGTAGGGCGGGGCTTTCGGAGTGGGTGGTGCGCCAGGTTCGTGCGGTGTCGTATTGTCGCGCCACGTGCTCGGTGTGTGCATCACCATACAGGGCGACGAGCTCTTCATTCCATTCGCGACCAATGGAATCGCGCAGCAGCGACTCCGCCTCCTCGTGTTCACCTTGCTCGATCAATTTGCCGGTATAGACCGCGACCAGTCCGGGTTGCTGGCGGAGATTCTTCGGCAGGGCTTGCCACGCCCGTCGCAAGACATCCAGGGAACCGGATGGAAGTGAGGGCATGAGCAGATGGCGATGGACATTGACTTCGAGCCGGGAAAGCTCGCTTTCCTTCATGACTTTCTGTTTGCGAAGTTCCGGCAGCAGGTATCCCAGTCCGGTCCAGTCCTTCAGGGACAAATAGGTATCCGCCAGCAACTTGAGTACGTAGCGATGTTCGGGTGCGCGGCTGTGCAGTTCGGTCAGAGTTGCCAGGGCCTGCTCGCGCTGATTGGCCAGCACCTGCAGCATGGCCTGGGTCATTCCGGTAGCGAGGTCATTGTCGGGCGCTGCCTCGTAGGCCTTGGCCAGGTAGTCGTCGCGCTTGGCCGTATCCCCTTGCCCCTGGCTCGCCATGGCCAGCGCCAGGTAGCTGATCAGCGGGGCCTCGCTGTGTTGCACGCTGGCCTGCAGTTCGGCTTCTGCAGTCTTCCAGTCTCCGCCGGCGAGGGCCGTGAGTCCGCGCGCCAGGGCCGTGCGCGATCGTGTGCCAAAGCGTCGCGCACGCCAGAGGGAAATCCCCTTGGGAAGGCGAAGGGCACGAATGGTGAGCCGGGCGACGAGATAGAGTCCGAGGAAACCGGTCACGGCGAATACCGCATATAGAGTCAGCGGCATTTCCAGGCTCCATGGGGGCCATACCATGAGCACATAGCCCGGGTCCCGCGCCGCCGCCAGGGTCAGGATCGTGGCGATGAGCAGGACGACAAGGATGAAGACCAGCAGTCTCATAGGCCGGCGTGTTTTTCAGCGACGATGCGCAGGGCCTTCAGCGATGCGCCGATGTCGGGACGTTTTTCGGACAAGGGTTGCCGGGCAAGAGCCTGAATCTCTTTTTGCATTTCCTTGACGGCTTGGGCATCGGGGTCGAAGTAGGTCTTGATCCAGCGTGACGCTGATTCAAGATTGCTGCGGTAGGTTCCCCGATCCGCACGAAGCGCCGCCTGTTGGGCACCTAGCAGAACCAGTCTCAGATTCTCGCGCAAAAAGTATTGCTGCGTTGGAGGCAGTAGCGGGCGATAGGATTCGACGTTGCTGCGGAAGGTAATCAGGCTTCGGATGTCGGACCACAGCTGTCGGAAGAATCCGCGACTGGCCGATTCTTTTCTCCCTTCCGTCCCTTCCTTTGCATTCGGCGCCGCTGCCGAGTCCTTCGTCTTCATGGACCGGAAATCCAGGGACAAGGGGAGGTGTTCTACGGTTTCGGCGAGGTTCGCCAGTTTCAATGCGATCCCGGGAATGTCCACCCGCTCCGTCGACTTCAACGCGTCGATTTCCTTCACCAGCTCCTTTCGTACAGGAAGCAGGGTCTCTGGTTGGCCACGATCATCAACTGTTCCGATTCCGCCATAATCCAGTCGCGGCGGTTGCGTCCAAGGGACTCGCTGGTCTTGCGCAGCGCCTCATTCAACGTGTCCTGCGACTGTTTCAGCTGATCGAGATCATAGCTGGCGGAGGCGGCGCCATCCTTGAGTTACGCGACAGTATCCAGCAGCGACTCGACACGGGTGGGGAGATCGTTATGGAACAGGAGGGGGTGGGCGACAAAGAGGTACCAGGCGATGTATCCGTTGGCGCCGAGGGAAACTAGGGAAAGCAGTGCAACCAGCCACACGCCTCGCGAACGCCGTGGTTTGGTTTTCGGCTTCTCCGGGGCTTCGTTCTTGTTCTCTTCGTCGCTCATGGGAATCAGGCAGGAATGGTCCACCGATTATACGGTGTTTTTTGTGCGTCGCCATGTGCGAATGGCATCGACGATTCCCTCATCGCTGGCTTCGCTGGCGACTACGGTGAGTTTCAGGCCCAGGCGGTCACAGGCAGCGAGCATGCGTGGGCTGATCACGACCGCGGGGGTTTCGCGCAGCAAGGCGCGACCCTTGTCCCCGAGCATGGCATGGAGATTTTCCAGGCCCTCGACACTGCTCAGGACGACAATATCGATTAAGCCGTTTGCCCAGTCATTTTCGATGGAAGAGGTATCGGTATCGGGTCGCAGGCGTTGATAGGACTCGGCATATTCCACCTCGGCCCCCCGTTGCCGCAGGGTATCCGCCAGCAGGGTCCGCCCGCCGACGCCCCGGAAGATGACGACGCGCTTGCCGGCAACATCCTGCAGCTCGTCTGCCAGCAAAAGCGTTTAACTTCGAAAATGGGTTTGCGGTGCGATATCCACGGGATTGCC
This genomic interval from Acidiferrobacteraceae bacterium contains the following:
- a CDS encoding heme biosynthesis HemY N-terminal domain-containing protein, whose amino-acid sequence is MRLLVFILVVLLIATILTLAAARDPGYVLMVWPPWSLEMPLTLYAVFAVTGFLGLYLVARLTIRALRLPKGISLWRARRFGTRSRTALARGLTALAGGDWKTAEAELQASVQHSEAPLISYLALAMASQGQGDTAKRDDYLAKAYEAAPDNDLATGMTQAMLQVLANQREQALATLTELHSRAPEHRYVLKLLADTYLSLKDWTGLGYLLPELRKQKVMKESELSRLEVNVHRHLLMPSLPSGSLDVLRRAWQALPKNLRQQPGLVAVYTGKLIEQGEHEEAESLLRDSIGREWNEELVALYGDAHTEHVARQYDTARTWRTTHSESPALHLALGKLALASGSNGEAIQLLEQATSLGAGAGAYLALGKAYERTGDASAAQKSYRDGLESCLGGYSPPWANSKES
- a CDS encoding uroporphyrinogen-III C-methyltransferase; the encoded protein is MKEIDALKSTERVDIPGIALKLANLAETVEHLPLSLDFRSMKTKDSAAAPNAKEGTEGRKESASRGFFRQLWSDIRSLITFRSNVESYRPLLPPTQQYFLRENLRLVLLGAQQAALRADRGTYRSNLESASRWIKTYFDPDAQAVKEMQKEIQALARQPLSEKRPDIGASLKALRIVAEKHAGL